The Lates calcarifer isolate ASB-BC8 linkage group LG7_2, TLL_Latcal_v3, whole genome shotgun sequence DNA window ATCCCTTGTTGTGTGTCTTGTCatatcatttctgtttgtgtcttgtctttttttcagtttgacatgTTTGACGTGTCTTGCAACGTCTTTTCTAGTCATGTCTTGTCTTCTTTAACCTTCCCATTCTGTATCCTGTCATGACTTGACAtcctgtgtcctgtgttgttttgtattgtattgtaatgtaaCATAATGTCATGTCCACACTGTTGTAACATCATCTCATATTTTGTCACATCTTTTGTGGTTGTGTCTTGCCTTGCTCTATTGTTGTGTTTGGGTTTTGTCGTTTCACATCCTGTCTAATTTTGCCTTTGCCAGTCATGTGTTTTCTAGCTGAGTCTTTTCTGTTCTTGTCTTGTATCTTATCTTCTCTTGTCATGGCATGGTCatgtcttgtcttttttgtcctcttctgtctttatctAGTCACCTGAGTCTACTACGTCACGTCACGTCACGTCACGTCACGTCACGTCACGTCACGTCACGTCACGTCACGTCACGTCACGTCACGTCACGTCACGTCAATCACGTCACGTCACGTCACATCACGTCACGTCATGTTTGTCTTGTCCTTTTATCTTGTCATGTGATGGTCTGTCTTAATGAGTTGTAATTTCTTGTCTTGTTTCGTTCTGTCTTGTCATGTCGTGTCGTGTCATGTCATGTCGTGTCGTGTCATGTCATGTCGTGCTGTGTCATGTCTTGTACAGCTGTGTCTTGTTTTAACTTCACGTCATGTCCTGTGTGACAGGGTTCTGGAAAATCTGGTTTTCTCAGCAACAAAAGCCAGGAAGAAGAGCTGGAGACTCTGAAGAAGCGGAGACTCCCAATAGCtggcgccctctggtggacatACGCGTGCAGCCTGGTGTTCAGGCTGCTGTTTGAGGGAGGTTTCATGTAAGATCTGTCATTCTGATTTTCTGTCAGCCTGACATATTTATGATTTGGCATaaacagacagtgtgtgtctctgtctgtccaggTACGCCCTGTATGTGGTGTACGATGGTTTCCAGATGCCACGGTTGGTGCAGTGTGATCAGTGGCCGTGTCCTAACCTGGTGGACTGTTTCATCTCACGCCCCACTGAGAAAACcatcttcactgtttttatGGCCACCGCCTCCTCCATCTGCATGGTCCTCAACATGGCTGAACTTGCCTATCTTGTTGCCAAGGCTGTCACTAGGTAGAAGTATTaatcagtcagacagtcaggtgattaatcaactgattaatttattaattatttagtcAATTTTGTCAGTATTCCACTTGTCTATGAGTCTCTGATGagctaaataaaataaaataaatatgttgaaGCCTGTTGAGATTTGACAGCCTTCATTCTTCATCTGTGTTatcacatttttcagttcatgtataccttttcttctttttcagggGTGTCAGTGATCAGAAGGAGAGGAAATCAAGCAGAAAatccagcagagagaggacGCAGACCAAGACAAACCACAAGTTACTCGTCTCAACCTGAAGAAGCAGCGACAAGGAGGATGatacacacaggagagagacatTCAAAAGACTTAAAACACTTAAAAGCTGCATAATTACAAGTGGAGCACACTGTGAATGACCCAACTGTGTAAATACAGCAAAAGTGGACATTTTCTATGATACctgaaatgtaacatttaaaggGTGGAGAGGATGTCAGCGACTCAAAGTGTATTTTTGCACAATGCTGTTTGAGAGTATGTGTCAGTAATTTGTCTTCAGTTATAACTTTTGTTAGTATAGTTGTATAATGTGATATCTAGTTACACAGGCAGTATGTTCTAATGTAATGGGCAAAAATAGACAAAGGAAGATTATGTATTTACACCAATCAGCCTCAACATTCAAACCaattgacaggtgaagtgaataacattgataattttgttacagtacagtgttctgttgggaaaccttgggtcctgacattcatctggatttTACTTTGACAGCAGATCCAGCATCTGGGGGATGTCACTGGAACAAGCCACATCCATGGAGaccccaccctgcaacccaccGGACCtgaaggatctg harbors:
- the LOC108900595 gene encoding gap junction beta-2 protein isoform X1; its protein translation is MSWPALYAQLVGANRHSTSLGKVWLSVLFIFRVMVLVVAAESVWGDEQSDFTCNTLQPGCENVCYDQFFPVSHIRLWCLQLVFVSTPTLLVAMYVGYRNHRDKQRLVQGSGKSGFLSNKSQEEELETLKKRRLPIAGALWWTYACSLVFRLLFEGGFMYALYVVYDGFQMPRLVQCDQWPCPNLVDCFISRPTEKTIFTVFMATASSICMVLNMAELAYLVAKAVTRGVSDQKERKSSRKSSRERTQTKTNHKLLVST
- the LOC108900595 gene encoding gap junction beta-6 protein isoform X2; amino-acid sequence: MSWPALYAQLVGANRHSTSLGKVWLSVLFIFRVMVLVVAAESVWGDEQSDFTCNTLQPGCENVCYDQFFPVSHIRLWCLQLVFVSTPTLLVAMYVGYRNHRDKQRLVQGSGKSGFLSNKSQEEELETLKKRRLPIAGALWWTYACSLVFRLLFEGGFMYALYVVYDGFQMPRLVQCDQWPCPNLVDCFISRPTEKTIFTVFMATASSICMVLNMAELAYLVAKAVTR